Below is a window of Geomonas oryzisoli DNA.
ACGAGGTCTACGTCCGCCAGAACACCGGTTTGGGTATGGCCAAGGCTGTCGAGCACTAGTACCCGGCAACAACAGCAGCATGGAATTGGGGAAGGGAAACCTTCCCCAATTTTTTTGTCCGGCGCCAATCGTTTCCTCCCCTTCCCTGTGTCAGACCGGTTCAAAAAAGTCAACGAAACGCCCCTGTTAGCAGCAAAACAGTTTTACATCGCCGTTTTTTTCTGTAGAATCATCGCCAGCAGTTTTAATAAGAGGTGGCCGCACATGCCCCATCAGATCTACCCACCGGAGCCAGGCGACGGGGAACTCCTTGCGGAGTTGCTGGGGGAGGTGCACGCCTTTCTCCCGCTACTGGACCGGAACGAGGGGAAGAAGCTTCTGGAGGGGCTGGTGTGGCACGGCTCGGAAGAGCTCGGCAAGCTGCGCCTGTACTCGGGACGGGAAGAGACCATCATCGACCGGGTGCGGACCGAGACGGACTACGCAGCGCTCTTGAAACTCCACGAGGAGCTGAACCTTTTGGAGATGGAGCGCTTCCTCAACTTCTACTCGGTCACCGCCCTGCACGAGAACTGCACCTGGTACCGCGACGCCCTGGCCGGGCGGGCGCTGGAGCTGGTTGCGGCTGAGATGCCCTCCCCTCCCCCGGTCCCCTTCGCCCTGGTCAGCATGGGGAGCGACGGCCGCGAGGAACAGACCCTCATCACCGACCAGGACTACCTGATCGTCTACAGCGACGACGGCGGTACGGAGGCCGACGGCTACTTCCAGGAATACAGCCGGATCCTGGTGGAGCGGCTGGCCGAGATCGGCTTCAAGAAGTGCAGCGGCGGCATCATGCCCGTGAATGACAACTGGCGCGGCTCACTGTCGCAGTGGCAGCGCCGGCTGCACGCCATCGTCCGCTACGAAACCGAGGACTACGGCAAGAACATGATGGACCTGATCGTCCTCTCCGACGCCCGGTTCGTCGCCGGCGACGCCGAGCTGGCCGGGAAGCTGGTCTCCCTGATCCGCTCCCTGTTGCAGGACTACTTCATGGCACTTTGGGGCATGGCCAAGGCGGCCACCGAGATGAAACTGGCGCTGGGTTTTCTGAAACGGTTCTGGACCGAGGGGAGCGGCGAGCACAAGGGCTCCTTCAACCTGAAGCTCCTCGCCTGGGCCCCCCTGGTGATGAACGTGCGCATCCTGGCCATCAACCAGGGCATTCCCGCCACCTCGACCGTGAGAAGGATCGAGCTTTTGGAACAGGAGCACAGCTTCTCCGCCAACATGGCGCGCGGCCTGGTCGCCGCTTACCGCATCCTTACCAAACACCGCATCCTGCTCCAGATCAAGGTCATCAAGGGGATCCAGAACGACGCCTACTACCTGAACCCCTACTCGCTCCCCAGCGACGAGAGGGAACGCATGAGGCAGGCGCTGCTCCTCATCGAGGATCTGCAAAAGACCATTCACACCAACTTCTCCATAGTCTAGGAGCGAGCGGGTTTCCGGTCCTGCCCGGCTGTGCCGCCGGGGGACCCCGTCAGCGGAGGAGACATGAGCCGACCCGAAAAAACCGCAAAGGTAAACCTGCTGCGCCCCAAGGAAGGGCACATGCGGGACGAGGTGCACATCATCCTGGCCATCCTCTTCGGCTGGGGAGTCTGCACCTTCGGTTTCCAGTTCCTGGTCTACGCCTGCCGGGGTACCGGCGCCGGCAGCCTCCTGACCCGGCTCACCCTGTTCAACCTGCCGCTGCACTTCTGGTTCACCGGGCAACTCCTCCCCCTGTGGTTCATCGTCCTGTGCGTCATCTTCAACATCTACGTGGACCGGATCACCGAGTACCACAGCCGCCGGAGAGACAGAAGCTATGAATGACTCGTCCTGGTCCATCTTCGTCGTCCTGCTGGTGCTGCTCTCCTTCATCCTGGTCGGCCTCAGGCAGAAGTCGCGCGAGAGCCAGGAATACGGCTTCGGCGGCCGCTACACCGGCAGGATCGGCGGCGGTGCTGCCATCGCCAGCAACTGGATGAGCGCGGCAAGCCTCATGGGTCTGGCGGGGATCATCTACCTGCGCGGCTACCAGGGGCTCGCCTACGTGATCGGCTGGACCGGCGGCTACGTGCTCCTTTTGGTGCTCCTGGCGAGCCAGATCCGCCGTTTCGGCAAGTTCACCACCCCCGAGTTCGTGGGCGAGCGCTACGGCTCCCCCGCCGCGCGGCTCATGGCCGCGGTGATCGCCATCGCCATCTCGATCATCTACTGCGTGGCCCAGTTCAAGGGGATCGGTCTCATCTTCGCCTTCATGTTCGACATCGGCTACGAGCAGGGGGTGATCTACGGTGCCCTGGCCGTGGTTTCCTACCTGGTGGTTTCCGGCGCGCTCGGCGTTCCGCGCAACCAGCAGTTGCAGTACCTGGTGATCTGCGTCGCCTTCATCGTGCCGCTCATGTGGCTCGCCAGAAAGCTCGGCTACTTCTGGTTGCTGCCGCAGTTCGGCTACGGCCGCGCCCTCACCGACCTGGCCCGCGAGTTCCGCATCGACTTCACCCTCCCCTTCGCCGGGGACTCGCTCTTCGAGTGGTGCGCCCTCTGCTTCACCCTCATGGTGGGGACCGGCGGGCTTCCCCACGTGCTGTCGCGCTTCTACACCGTCCCCAACGTCCGGGACGCGCGCTGGAGCGTGGTCTGGGGGCTCTTCTTCATCGCCCTCATCTACTGGTCCGCCCCCGCCTTCGCCGTCTTTGGCAGGCTTTTGGAGGCGCGCCAGGGCATCGTCTTCACCCCCGGGACGGCCCGCGCCGCAGCCGACGTGATCGCACTGAAGACCGCGCTCATGGCTGGGCTTCCGGGGTGGCTGGTGGGGATGCTGGCCGCCGGCGCCCTGTCGGCCGCCTTCTTCACCGTAGCCGGGCTATTGATGACCGGGGCCGCCTCCATCTCCCATGACCTCTACTACAGCTTCATGAACCCCAGGGCCAGCGAGACCGCGCGCATGCAGGTGGCCAAAGGGGGAACCCTGGTGCTGGCGGCGCTGGTGCTCCTGGTGGCGCTGAACCCGCCCGGGCTCATCGCCGAGATTACCGCGGTCGCCTTCGCATTGGCGGGGAACACCATCTTCCCCCTGTTCCTTTTGGGGATCTGGTGGGACCGGGCCAACCGGTACGGTGCCATCGCCGGCATGGTCACCGGCGTGCTCTGTACCGTCGCCCAGCCGTTGTTGGGGGGAGTTCTGCCGGGCCTCACCTCCTATTTCCCGGTCACCGCCTCGGCCCTGTGCGGCGCCCCGCTGGTCATCTGCGTCATGATCGCCGTCTCCCTCGCGACCCCCGCCCCCCCCGAGGAGATGAGGCGCTTCCTGGAGCAGGAGGTGCACGGGCATTTGGATTAAGAGGCAAAAGACGTTCAACGTTCAAGGTTCGACGTTAAGCTCCTTGTTGAACTCCGGGCTTTTAGCTGGTGCGTTTGCTGTCATCAGTGCAGTGCCGAGGGCACGGACGTTTATCGAACGTTGAACGTTGAACCTTGAGCGGCTTTTCGGTCTTCCAGTTGGTGCACTTGCCGTCACAGTGCGCGTGCCGACAAGCACGTACGTTATCGAACGTTGAACGTTGAACCTTGAACGGCTTTTTAGGGGTTGCACATGCCCATGCTTTTGGGAACCAAGGGAGACGACATCCTCAAGTGGCGCGCCAGCACGGAGCTGGTGGAGAGCCTCAAGAAGCGCCTGGAGCGCAAGTGGGGCAGCAGCTCGTCGCGCGAGGCGGAGGCCTTCCTCGGTACGCTGATCGACACCTTCAAGGAAGAACTGGCCTACGAGGACCAGCTGGACGAGGAGCTGGCGGCACTGAATCTCGCCATCGCCGAGGCTGCCTCCCCCGCCGACCTGGTGCCGCTCCAGGCGCGCTACCGGGAAGTTGTCGCCGCCCATTTCCGGCGCCGCAACTCCCCCCTGGCCCTGTGCGGCGCCTGCAACGCGCTGCACGACAAGGTGCTGCAAAGGGCGGCACAACTGGCCGAGGAACGCATGCGCGACCTGGGACAGGGAACGGCGCCCGTCTACGCCCTGCTCGTCTCCGGGGACCGCGGCCGCGGCGAGCAGACCCTCTACGGCCGCAACCGCTACCTGTTGCTGCACCAGCTCGACTCCCAGCGCTTCTACCTGTTCTGCCGCCAGCTCACCCAGGCGCTCCACGAGGCCGGGCTCCTCGCCGAGGGGGAAACGCCCTGGCACGGCTCCCTCTCCGAATGGCGCTCCCTGTTGAAGAACGGGGACCGTGACAAGCAGCCCCCCTCCCCCGAGCTAGAGCCGCTGCTCCCCTTCGCCGCCGCGCAGAAGCAGGCGGCGCCCCCGCTTCCCGAGTGGCGCTGGCGCCTGGAATCGATGGCCGATCTCTGCCAGGTCGCGGGCTTCGAGCCGCTGGCCGAACAGGCGCTCAGCGCGGCGGCGGCCGCCCTGAAGGAACAGCGCGGCCGCGATCCCTTTTTCCAGCTGGCGCGCCGGGTGATCAACCTCCCGCTCGCCCTCGGGCACTTCGGCCGCTGGCGGCTGGAACGCAGCGGCGAGCACCAGGGGGAGATCGACATCGAGACGCTGGGGCTCTCCCCCCTGGTACAACTGGTGCGCATCCTGGCGCTGCAGGCGGAGGTGCATGAAGGGGGAACGCTGGAGCGGGTGCGGCAGCTCCTGTACCGGGGGGCGCTGGACGTGGACCTGGCGGAACGGCTCTTGAAGGCGTTGCAGTGCCTGATGCAGTTGAGGATCGAGGGGGAGATCCGCAGCGAAGGGGCGGCAGCCTTCGCCAATCCGGAAGAGTTCAGCATGACGCTGGACGGGCGCCTCAGGGCCGCACTGGAGGCGGTACTGAGCCTGCAGAAGATCGCCTACCAGAGGCTGGTGGGACAGGTATAGGACCGGGCATGCGCATATCCATCTCCGCAGGAACGCTGTTCACCTTTCCCCTCCCCAAGGCCTTCGCCATGGCCCGGGAAGCCGGCTTCGACGGCGTGGAACTGGTGATCAACCAGGAGTTCCAGAAGGTGAACTCCCGGCGCCTGGTGCAGGAGCTCGCGCAGATCATGCCGATCTTCTCGATCCATGCCCCGTTCCTGCAGCTGGACGGCTGGGGAAGTCCGGTGGATTCTTTGAAACGTTGCGTGGAGATCGCCGCGGACTGCGGCATCGGGCTGGTGAACTTCCATCCCCCTTCCTGGCTGGGGCTGGAGTTCTCGTACTGGCGCTGGCTGTACCGGATGCAGGACTTCCAGCAGGAGATCGGGGGGAACCAGGTGGCGGTCACTCTGGAGAACATGCCCTGGACCGGCAAGTACCGGATCAACGGCTACATCCTCTCCGACACCCAGAAGCTGATCGAATTCCTCCAGGAGAGGAACCTCTACCTCACCTTCGACTGCACCCACATGGGGAGCGGGCGGGCCAATTTCATCAACGACTTCTACCTCTGCTACAACAGCGGCCGGATCAGGAACATCCACTTCTCCGACTACGGGCACGGCCGGCAGCACCTCTTGCCGGGGCACGGCATCCTGCCGCTCACCCGCTTCCTGAACCACCTGCGCAACACCGCCTACAACGACATCCTGACCCTCGAGCTTTCCCCCCACGAGTTCCCCAAAGGAGAAGGGATCATCCAGGAAAGCCTCAAGGAGATCCTTGCCTACCTGAGGCAGGAGACCGCCAAGACTACCCCCTGACCACGTAGACCGAGCATTTGGCGTCGCGCACCACCTTGTGCGACACGCTCCCCAGGAGTTTCCGTTTCAGGAACCCCTTGCCGGTGCTTCCGATCACGATCACGTCGATCTCCTCCTTCTGCGAGAAGCGGATCAGCTCGTCGGCGGGATCCCCGTAGACCACCGCAGTCTCCAGCGGCACCTCCAGTTCGGCGGCGAGCTTCTCCACGACGTAGAAGATGCGTTCCTTGAGTTCGGTCCACTGGTCCTGTTCCGTGATGGGGCGCGCGGGGACGAAATCGGTGAAGGTATTGCGCGGCGCGTTGGGGAGCACCAGGAGCCCGTAGACCTTGCTCTTGAACTGGCTCGGGATGCCCGCCGCGAAACGGATCGCCTCCTCGGCGGCCTTGTCCGAAAGCGGTGAGCCGTCGATGGCCACCAGGATCTTCTTGCGCAGGTTGAGCATCGTTCCTCCGGGTGTGGCTGGGGGGTGAAAGGCTGCACAACTATATAACATCGCCGTGGTTTTTCCTACAGGATTTTAAGGCGATTCCCCCCTGCGCCGCCTTGGCAAAGGCTCTATCAGCACGCAGAGTTGGGTGCGCGGCAGAAGGGACAGGCTCCGTCAGGTGCCTGTCCCTTTAGCGGAACGCTCCGTTCAGCTCAGCCATCTTTAAACCACCAAGGGGACAGGCACCTGGCGGAGCCGGTCCCCTCCTTCGGAGAAGGCTCTACTATGGGAAAACGGAGGGGATTTGTTTCTCGCTAAGGTCGGGGAATTTGCTGTAACACAAAAGGCGCCCAAAGGCGCCCCGTTTTTCGATGATGATGAGCCGGGTCACAAAACCGGCGCGGCGTTTCCCGCCCGCTCCAGCAGGGTCTCTATCTCGTCGTGGATGAGCCCGTTGGTGGCCAGGATGCGGTGGTCGTCGACCCGGTGCGGCTCCCCCTTGTGATTGGTCACCCTCCCCCCCGCCTCCCGGACCAGCAGCGCGCCGGCCGCCACGTCCCACGGTTTCAGTTTGCACTCCCAGTAACCGTCCAGCCGCCCCGCAGCCACGTAGGCCAGGTCGAGCGCCGCGGCGCCCGCCCGGCGCACCCCGCGCGCGGCAAGCTGCAGTTCGAAGAAGTTGCGGAAGTTGTTCTCGTTGCCGCGCGCGGCGTCATAGGGAAAGCCGGTGGCGATCAGGGACTGCCTCAGCGGAGTTCTGCTGGAGACGTGGATGGGATCTCCGTTCAGGAAGGCCCCTCCCCCCCGGGTCGTCGTGAACAGCTCGTCCATCATGCAGTGGTAGATCACCCCGAGGGTCAGTTCCCCCTCCCGCTCGAGAGCGATGGAGACGCAGAACCAGGGGAAGCCGTGGGCGTAGTTGGTGGTGCCGTCCAAGGGGTCGATGATCCAGCGCCACTCCGGATCGCCGTCTGCGTAGAGGTTCTCCTCGGCCAGGAAGCTGTGGCCGGGAAAGGTACTCCTGATCCGGTTCACGATCATCTCCTCGCAGGCCCGGTCCACCTCGGTCACGATGTCGACCTCCCCCTTGAAGGAGAAGCTGAAATCCCCCCAGAGCCTCTGCTTCTGGAGAGCCCCCGCCTCCCGTGCCGCGGCGACCGCGACATCGAGCATCTGTTGCAGCCCGACCTCAATGGACATCGCTATCCTCCAGAAGTTCCTGCATCTCCTCGAGCAGCGTGAAGTGGATCTCGTCCTCGTCGGCCATGGTCTGGAACATCTCGCGCTCCCAGGGGTGCAGCGCCTCGCGGGCCAGTTCGGAGCAGGCACGCGCCGAAAGCGCCTCGAACTGCATGGCGTTCCGATACAGGCTGAGATCGCCCCGGTAGCGGGAGAGTTCGCGAACCGAGAGCCGACGCAGGATGCTCTTCGCCCCCTCCAGCGTGGCCGAGTGGGGCAGGTCCACCCTGCCGCCGTCCCGCAGCGCACGCAGCGCCCCCGCGTGACGCAGCTCGTCGTCGCTGAACATCCTGAAGATGGTGGAGAGCCCCACGACCCCCGACTCCGCGCTGCAACGCTGGTAATACCCTATGCCGTCCCCTTCCTTCCGGAGCACCATGTCCCTGGAATCCAT
It encodes the following:
- a CDS encoding putative nucleotidyltransferase substrate binding domain-containing protein, with protein sequence MPHQIYPPEPGDGELLAELLGEVHAFLPLLDRNEGKKLLEGLVWHGSEELGKLRLYSGREETIIDRVRTETDYAALLKLHEELNLLEMERFLNFYSVTALHENCTWYRDALAGRALELVAAEMPSPPPVPFALVSMGSDGREEQTLITDQDYLIVYSDDGGTEADGYFQEYSRILVERLAEIGFKKCSGGIMPVNDNWRGSLSQWQRRLHAIVRYETEDYGKNMMDLIVLSDARFVAGDAELAGKLVSLIRSLLQDYFMALWGMAKAATEMKLALGFLKRFWTEGSGEHKGSFNLKLLAWAPLVMNVRILAINQGIPATSTVRRIELLEQEHSFSANMARGLVAAYRILTKHRILLQIKVIKGIQNDAYYLNPYSLPSDERERMRQALLLIEDLQKTIHTNFSIV
- a CDS encoding DUF4212 domain-containing protein, with product MSRPEKTAKVNLLRPKEGHMRDEVHIILAILFGWGVCTFGFQFLVYACRGTGAGSLLTRLTLFNLPLHFWFTGQLLPLWFIVLCVIFNIYVDRITEYHSRRRDRSYE
- a CDS encoding VC_2705 family sodium/solute symporter, which translates into the protein MNDSSWSIFVVLLVLLSFILVGLRQKSRESQEYGFGGRYTGRIGGGAAIASNWMSAASLMGLAGIIYLRGYQGLAYVIGWTGGYVLLLVLLASQIRRFGKFTTPEFVGERYGSPAARLMAAVIAIAISIIYCVAQFKGIGLIFAFMFDIGYEQGVIYGALAVVSYLVVSGALGVPRNQQLQYLVICVAFIVPLMWLARKLGYFWLLPQFGYGRALTDLAREFRIDFTLPFAGDSLFEWCALCFTLMVGTGGLPHVLSRFYTVPNVRDARWSVVWGLFFIALIYWSAPAFAVFGRLLEARQGIVFTPGTARAAADVIALKTALMAGLPGWLVGMLAAGALSAAFFTVAGLLMTGAASISHDLYYSFMNPRASETARMQVAKGGTLVLAALVLLVALNPPGLIAEITAVAFALAGNTIFPLFLLGIWWDRANRYGAIAGMVTGVLCTVAQPLLGGVLPGLTSYFPVTASALCGAPLVICVMIAVSLATPAPPEEMRRFLEQEVHGHLD
- a CDS encoding putative nucleotidyltransferase substrate binding domain-containing protein — protein: MPMLLGTKGDDILKWRASTELVESLKKRLERKWGSSSSREAEAFLGTLIDTFKEELAYEDQLDEELAALNLAIAEAASPADLVPLQARYREVVAAHFRRRNSPLALCGACNALHDKVLQRAAQLAEERMRDLGQGTAPVYALLVSGDRGRGEQTLYGRNRYLLLHQLDSQRFYLFCRQLTQALHEAGLLAEGETPWHGSLSEWRSLLKNGDRDKQPPSPELEPLLPFAAAQKQAAPPLPEWRWRLESMADLCQVAGFEPLAEQALSAAAAALKEQRGRDPFFQLARRVINLPLALGHFGRWRLERSGEHQGEIDIETLGLSPLVQLVRILALQAEVHEGGTLERVRQLLYRGALDVDLAERLLKALQCLMQLRIEGEIRSEGAAAFANPEEFSMTLDGRLRAALEAVLSLQKIAYQRLVGQV
- a CDS encoding sugar phosphate isomerase/epimerase family protein, producing MRISISAGTLFTFPLPKAFAMAREAGFDGVELVINQEFQKVNSRRLVQELAQIMPIFSIHAPFLQLDGWGSPVDSLKRCVEIAADCGIGLVNFHPPSWLGLEFSYWRWLYRMQDFQQEIGGNQVAVTLENMPWTGKYRINGYILSDTQKLIEFLQERNLYLTFDCTHMGSGRANFINDFYLCYNSGRIRNIHFSDYGHGRQHLLPGHGILPLTRFLNHLRNTAYNDILTLELSPHEFPKGEGIIQESLKEILAYLRQETAKTTP
- a CDS encoding universal stress protein; amino-acid sequence: MLNLRKKILVAIDGSPLSDKAAEEAIRFAAGIPSQFKSKVYGLLVLPNAPRNTFTDFVPARPITEQDQWTELKERIFYVVEKLAAELEVPLETAVVYGDPADELIRFSQKEEIDVIVIGSTGKGFLKRKLLGSVSHKVVRDAKCSVYVVRG
- a CDS encoding inositol monophosphatase family protein, with translation MSIEVGLQQMLDVAVAAAREAGALQKQRLWGDFSFSFKGEVDIVTEVDRACEEMIVNRIRSTFPGHSFLAEENLYADGDPEWRWIIDPLDGTTNYAHGFPWFCVSIALEREGELTLGVIYHCMMDELFTTTRGGGAFLNGDPIHVSSRTPLRQSLIATGFPYDAARGNENNFRNFFELQLAARGVRRAGAAALDLAYVAAGRLDGYWECKLKPWDVAAGALLVREAGGRVTNHKGEPHRVDDHRILATNGLIHDEIETLLERAGNAAPVL
- a CDS encoding ferritin family protein; this translates as MDSRDMVLRKEGDGIGYYQRCSAESGVVGLSTIFRMFSDDELRHAGALRALRDGGRVDLPHSATLEGAKSILRRLSVRELSRYRGDLSLYRNAMQFEALSARACSELAREALHPWEREMFQTMADEDEIHFTLLEEMQELLEDSDVH